In the genome of Ananas comosus cultivar F153 linkage group 11, ASM154086v1, whole genome shotgun sequence, one region contains:
- the LOC109716977 gene encoding transcription factor SRM1-like, translating into MAGTAAAAAAAAAEEEEEVAGWSRDDNKAFENAVAAVAPPEVAGAERGGGGGGGSEEGGGGDGKWWDMIAARVPGKTAAEVRRHYEILVEDVRAIEAGRVPIPRYSGEEAAPPHPPAAGKEGHGHGHGHGQGQGVGEKKGLGFEVGKGCSKSEQERKKGIPWTEEEHRLFLLGLDKFGKGDWRSISRNFVISRTPTQVASHAQKYFIRLNSINRDRRRSSIHDITSVNSGEVSSSPQGPITGQGNGTHPATIRPPMAHQPLPSQPPIPAVGMYGPPLGHPVPGHMISAIGTPVMLPPPGHVPYVVPVAHPVLSPKIHQ; encoded by the exons ATGGCCGGaactgcggcggcggcggcggcagcggcggcggaggaggaagaggaggtggcGGGGTGGAGTCGGGACGACAACAAGGCGTTCGAGAacgcggtggcggcggtggcgccgcCGGAGGTGGCGGGGGCGGAgcggggcggaggaggaggagggggaagcgaggagggcggcggaggggaCGGGAAATGGTGGGACATGATCGCGGCTAGGGTTCCGGGGAAAACGGCGGCGGAGGTGCGGCGGCACTACGAGATTTTGGTGGAGGACGTGAGGGCGATCGAGGCCGGGAGGGTCCCGATCCCGCGCTACTCCGgcgaggaggcggcgccgccgcatCCTCCGGCGGCGGGGAAGGAGGGGCACGGGCACGGGCACGGGCACGGGCAGGGGCAAGGGGTTGGGGAGAAGAAGGGATTAGGGTTTGAGGTGGGGAAGGGTTGCTCCAAATCGGagcaggagaggaagaaggggaTCCCGTGGACCGAAGAAGAACACAG GTTGTTCTTGCTTGGCCTCGACAAATTTGGCAAGGGAGACTGGAGGAGCATATCGAGAAACTTCGTCATCTCAAGAACTCCGACCCAAGTAGCGAGCCACGCCCAGAAGTACTTCATCCGCCTCAACTCGATAAACAGAGACCGCCGGAGATCGAGCATCCACGACATCACGAGCGTGAACTCCGGCGAGGTCTCTTCTTCACCACAAGGCCCGATCACCGGCCAGGGCAATGGCACCCACCCTGCGACCATACGTCCGCCTATGGCTCACCAACCTCTCCCTTCTCAGCCTCCGATCCCGGCAGTCGGAATGTACGGGCCGCCGTTAGGGCATCCTGTGCCCGGCCATATGATATCTGCAATTGGAACTCCGGTTATGCTCCCTCCTCCTGGACATGTGCCCTATGTCGTGCCGGTTGCCCACCCGGTGCTCTCCCCAAAAATCCACCAATGA
- the LOC109716976 gene encoding uncharacterized protein LOC109716976, whose translation MLALSSLILPLPLPLPPLPPSKPFFLTPPHSPHLRLRRPPDVPLLRRRRRLLAGATADDGGGAGSSPQDIEQLSRTVTSGEAYIGLFVRMLGLDNDPLDREHAIITLWQYSQGGRKCIDDIMQFPGCINLVTSLLKSESCSTCEAAAGLLRNVTSVKLYRDAVAESGAIEEISSLLCQSSIAPEVKEQGLFALWNLSVDEKLRPKIVESDLLPKLVRFLDDEEIKVKEAAGGILANLALSHANHGIMVEVGVIPKLADLLKGKQEGYKVIRKEAKTALLELCKDEYYRILIIEEGLVRVPVVGSAAYKAFKPSTHSWPSLPDGTEIQRNSRPSRYGASELLVGLNIEEKNLKLEEAKMNAIVGRSQQQFLVRIGAIEMEDGEKIQNESPQKEQYTLLPWIDGVARLVLILGLEDTSAIIRAAYSVADASVNEHMRNSFKEAGAVRQLVQLLHHDRLTVREAVAHALDKLSISNIVCRTIEAEGALEPLINILKDPSTPVALLEKTIDILSRIFDTGNGLKRMFDDKVVNGTEGKVNSANSSDDAGGFLQTLLKQEPMTRMEIIGFGIISRLIDLLRKASPSVQTKVASFLEYLANFEPHTTSMTAAGIESGLDAVFQKGVLNVEEDDTENQPEPTIVEIEEIGLATSAAARLLTKLLNFDQFNRTIDPAKYVIQLRKILKSDIPLRTKDWVAACLVKLESKFGSALNNVNFTVDKEVIIYETIPRLIEQIRTSFSYESKRAAVLELKRIISGGSMEFAKAVANAGGIFHLVKLIEEGKGDVIESSLAILYNLSMDAENHPAIISAGAVPVLKRIILSEGPQWTRALHLLRTLPI comes from the exons ATGCTCGCTCTCTCTTCCTTAatcctccctcttcctcttcctcttcctcctcttccccccTCCAAACCCTTCTTCCTCACCCCTCCACACTCTCctcacctccgcctccgccgccccccgGATGttcccctcctccgccgccgccgccgcctactgGCGGGTGCCACcgccgacgacggcggcggtgcCGGGTCCTCTCCCCAG GATATTGAACAATTGAGCAGAACTGTGACTTCTGGGGAAGCCTACATAGGTCTTTTTGTTCGAATGCTTGGCCTAGACAATGACCCGTTAGACCGGGAGCATGCCATTATTACACTCTGGCAATACTCACAAGGAGGACGGAAGTGTATTGATGATATCATGCAGTTTCCTGGCTGTATTAATCTTGTCACCAGCCTTCTCAAATCCGAGTCTTGTTCTACATGTGAAGCTGCCGCAGGTCTTCTACGAAATGTAACTTCTGTAAAGTTATACAGGGATGCTGTTGCCGAAAGTGGAGCAATAGAGGAAATTTCTAGTCTTCTTTGCCAATCTTCAATTGCCCCAGAG GTTAAGGAGCAAGGTTTATTTGCTTTGTGGAATTTATCTGTGGACGAGAAGCTTAGACCGAAGATCGTAGAAAGTGATCTTCTACCGAAGCTTGTTAGGTTTCTTGATGATGAAGAGATAAAAGTTAAAGAGGCAGCTGGTGGGATCCTTGCAAATTTGGCTTTAAGTCATGCCAATCATGGCATTATGGTCGAAGTGGGGGTAATACCAAAATTG GCTGATCTTCTAAAAGGCAAACAGGAAGGCTATAAAGTCATCAGAAAGGAAGCTAAAACCGCATTACTTGAGCTTTGCAAGGATGAATACTACAGAATTCTCATAATTGAAGAGGGTTTAGTTAGGGTTCCTGTTGTGGGTTCTGCAGCATATAAAGCTTTCAAACCCTCAACTCATTCGTGGCCCTCTTTACCTGATGGAACTGAAATTCAGCGAAATTCGCGCCCTTCAAGATATGGTGCGTCTGAGTTACTTGTTGGATTGAATATTGAAGAGAAGAACTTGAAACTTGAAGAGGCTAAGATGAATGCAATAGTCGGGCGTTCTCAACAGCAATTTCTTGTACGAATCGGTGCAATTGAGATGGAGGATggagaaaaaattcaaaatgaaTCTCCACAGAAAGAACAGTATACTCTTTTGCCCTGGATAGATGGTGTTGCAAGATTGGTTTTGATTCTTGGGCTTGAAGATACTTCTGCTATTATACGGGCAGCTTATTCAGTTGCTGATGCATCTGTAAATGAGCACATGCGTAATTCTTTCAAGGAAGCTGGAGCTGTTAGACAATTAGTTCAGCTACTGCACCATGATAGATTGACTGTCAGAGAAGCTGTTGCTCATGCATTGGACAAGCTAAGTATCAG CAATATAGTTTGCAGGACAATTGAAGCAGAAGGTGCTCTGGagcctctaattaatattttgaaggACCCAAGTACACCAGTCGCCCTACTCGAAAAG ACTATTGATATACTTTCTCGAATTTTTGATACAGGCAATGGCTTGAAAAGAATG TTTGATGACAAAGTTGTCAATGGAACTGAGGGAAAGGTGAATTCGGCAAATAGTTCTGATGATGCTGGCGGGTTTCTTCAAACCTTATTGAAGCAAGAACCTATGACGAG GATGGAGATTATTGGCTTTGGTATTATATCACGCTTAATTGATCTTCTGAGGAAAGCATCACCAAGTGTGCAAACAAAAGTTGCTTCTTTCCTCGAGTATTTAGCAAATTTTGAACCACATACTACCTCAATGACTGCTGCTGGAATTGAGTCGGGACTCGATGCTGTTTTTCAAAAGGGAGTTCTGAATG TGGAGGAGGATGATACTGAGAACCAGCCTGAGCCAACTATCGTTGAAATAGAAGAAATTGGCCTCGCAACTTCTGCTGCCGCTAGACTACTCACAAAGTTGTTAAATTTTGACCAATTCAATCGTACGATAGACCCTGCAAAATACGTAATTCAACTTCGGAAAATCCTAAAATCTGATATTCCGCTCCGCACGAAGGACTGGGTGGCAGCATGCCTTGTGAAGCTCGAATCTAAGTTTGGTTCCGCCTTAAATAATGTAAATTTTACTGTCGACAAGGAAGTAATCATCTACGAAACAATTCCGAGACTCATTGAGCAGATTAGAACTTCATTTTCCTACGAATCGAAAAGAGCTGCGGTATTGGAATTGAAGAGGATAATTTCCGGAGGATCAATGGAATTTGCAAAGGCGGTTGCAAATGCCGGTGGGATATTTCATTTAGTGAAGCTTATTGAAGAGGGAAAGGGTGATGTTATTGAATCTAGTTTGGCTATTTTATACAATCTAAGCATGGATGCAGAGAACCACCCGGCAATAATTTCTGCAGGGGCGGTACCAGTGCTAAAGAGGATCATTCTCTCTGAGGGTCCACAGTGGACTCGCGCGCTTCATTTGCTGAGGACATTGCCGATATGA